The DNA window CGCTCACCGTGGATGCCGGATCGACGGGGGAGACGATGGTCGAGCGTCCGGGCTGGGAGACGACGAGCCCGGCGCGCTCCAGCCGCAGCAGGGCCTCGCGGATGGGCGTGCGGCTGACGCCGAGCCACGCCTCGATCTCCGTGTCGCGCAGGCGCTCGCCGGGGGAGAGGGTGCCGTCGACGATCGCATCCCGGAGGGATGTGTAGACGTTGTCCCGCAGCAGCTCGCGCGGCTGCGTGCGGACAGCGGAGGGAACGGGCATGAGGCTCCTTCGAGGACGTCCTCAGCGTAGCCGCTGGGTGCGGCTGTGAAATGCGATATCCAGGATATCGGCTACGGTGTAACGAACCCGACCCGCGGCATCCGCACTCTTCTGGAGGACTCCCATGGCCATCTCCGACTTCGAGCGGTACCCGCTGACCTTCGGCCCGAGTCCCGTGCACCACCTGCCGCGGCTGACACAGCACCTCGGCGGAGCGCAGATCTGGGCCAAACGCGAGGACGTCTCCAGCGGGCTGGCCTTCGGCGGCAACAAGATCCGCAAGCTGGAGTACCTCGTGCCCGACGCGCTCGCTCAGGGTGCGGACACGCTGGTCTCGATCGGCGGCTACCAGTCCAATCACACCCGCCAGGTCGCCGCGGTCGCGGCCAAGCTCGGCCTGAAGGCCCGGCTGGTGCAGGAGAACTGGGTGGAGTGGCCGGATCCGCTGAGCGACCGCGTCGGCAACATCCAGCTCAGCCGCATCATGGGCGCGAAGGTGACCCTCGACTCCGCGGGCTTCGACATCGGGATCCGCTCGAGCTGGCAGGACGCGATCGACGAGGTGATCGCGGACGGCGGCACGCCGTACCCGATCCCCGCCGGTGCCTCCGAGCATCATCTGGGCGGCCTCGGCTTCGCGAACTGGGCCTACGAGGTCGAGCAGCAGGAGCGGGAGCTGGGCGTGTTCTTCGACACGATCATCGTCTGCACGGTCACCGGGTCGACGCACGCCGGCATGATCGCCGGCTTCGCCGGTCAGGATCGGCCGCGCCGGGTGATCGGCATCGACGCGTCCGCGACGCTGGAGAAGACCCGCGCGCAGGTCGAGCGCATCGCCCGGCAC is part of the Microbacterium lemovicicum genome and encodes:
- a CDS encoding 1-aminocyclopropane-1-carboxylate deaminase gives rise to the protein MAISDFERYPLTFGPSPVHHLPRLTQHLGGAQIWAKREDVSSGLAFGGNKIRKLEYLVPDALAQGADTLVSIGGYQSNHTRQVAAVAAKLGLKARLVQENWVEWPDPLSDRVGNIQLSRIMGAKVTLDSAGFDIGIRSSWQDAIDEVIADGGTPYPIPAGASEHHLGGLGFANWAYEVEQQERELGVFFDTIIVCTVTGSTHAGMIAGFAGQDRPRRVIGIDASATLEKTRAQVERIARHTAELIGLGRELSDDEITVLEGWAGDLYGIPVESTLDAIRLGGSLEAMITDPVYEGKSLAGLIDLVSSREIPATSTVLYAHLGGQLALNAYSGLFR